DNA from candidate division KSB1 bacterium:
ATCTCATGCTTTACCTGCGAAGCTTCATCCTGTGTGGTGTTTTCGTTTACTACAATATGAGTCGTAAATACGTGATTTTCGCCATCCAGCGACCATGTGTGTGCATGATGAATAGATTGCACTTTGTCTAGGCCCACTATCTTTTTTTCAATTTCAGGAAGATCAACATTTTCAGGTGTGGCTTGCAGGAACAGCGAAGAAGTCTTTCTCAAATTTCGAATCATGTTATATAACACATAGAGTGTAACCAATATAGACAATATAGGATCAAGAACGTAGATTTCTTTAAATAGCAGGATCGTACCCACAATCAATACGGCAATCCATCCCAACACATCCTCCAGTAGGTGCCAAACAACCATTCGCGCATTCATTGATTTGCCATTTCTTAATCTAAAAGCTGCCAGGCCATTGACAGCGATCCCAATCACGGCAAAAAAAACCATTCCGGGGCCGTGTGAACGCTCGGGCTCGATAATTCTTGGAACAGCTTCAGATATGATAAATATCGACCCGCCAATAAGAACGATCGCCGTGATGAACGCGCCAAGCAGCGAAAAGCGCCTGTAGCCATAAGAATAGTTTTTGTCTCTCCCCTTTTTTGAATAGTTTTCTAAGTACCATGTCAGGCCCAGAGAAAAACTATCGCCCAAATCATGGACTGCATCCGAAAGGATTGCCAAACTGTTTGTCAAGAAACCGCCTATGATTTCCAGAACGGTAAAGCCGAGGTTCAGGAAAAATACCGTTTTGATATTGTTGATGTTATTGTGTTGATGTGCCATTACCTATCTCAGATCAGGGGTGTAGAAGATGGGTGGATAATAATTGTTAAAAAAAGTGTGCGAAATCATGTGCACTAAATGGCCCAATCTGTCTACATTTTTTCTCCCCTAAAATAAATAAAGTTCGCTTGATAAGCAACCTTCGACAATATTAGTGGATTTAATTTTATGGCCTTTCACATTAAGATTTAAAAAGGGGAGTTTTTAAGAGTCCTTTAACCGATTGTTTATTATCATCATCATAGTTCTCCAATCCATATTTTATCTCTCGATAATTTTCCTTTTCCCGGTAACTTCTGAATATCCGATCCCAGATCGAAAGCACACTG
Protein-coding regions in this window:
- a CDS encoding cation transporter, with product MAHQHNNINNIKTVFFLNLGFTVLEIIGGFLTNSLAILSDAVHDLGDSFSLGLTWYLENYSKKGRDKNYSYGYRRFSLLGAFITAIVLIGGSIFIISEAVPRIIEPERSHGPGMVFFAVIGIAVNGLAAFRLRNGKSMNARMVVWHLLEDVLGWIAVLIVGTILLFKEIYVLDPILSILVTLYVLYNMIRNLRKTSSLFLQATPENVDLPEIEKKIVGLDKVQSIHHAHTWSLDGENHVFTTHIVVNENTTQDEASQVKHEIKAMVADMGFEHVTLEIEYPHEKCRMRDHE